A genome region from Micromonospora peucetia includes the following:
- a CDS encoding sensor histidine kinase, whose translation MAGRAVPPGRLRRRLTIAFVLVAGVSAGLLAGGSWLLLRQARYDASLHQAAADARYRLVLAGQFLPLTDQRRGELLTSFEGSGRHVVLVDGEALPSHRTYAPPLGARLRATVAAGQLGYERSLPQARPRLLVVGGRVPGSTAELYVVTVEDDLAAGLDQLRTSLLAGWVLVVLLAAGVGHTLARRTLEPVSRASRAARALTEGLLDTRLPVQGRDEFSVWAASFNEMAEALESKIEALSAAQARERRFTADVAHELRTPATALVAAASLLREHLDQLPGDARRAAELLVADVVRLRRLVEDLMEISRLDAGQERLSVADVDPVALLRAIVAARGWSDRVLVAGVPVPLRTDPRRLERVLANLIANAVEHGAGEIRASVVGDGPLVVFEVTDRGPGIPAAHLPRLFDRFHKVDPARSGRGSGLGLAIARDNAHLLGGRLGVHSEPGVLTRFRLDLPAEPRQPAPDGAG comes from the coding sequence ATGGCCGGCCGCGCCGTACCGCCGGGTCGCCTGCGGCGCCGGTTGACCATCGCGTTCGTGCTCGTCGCCGGCGTCTCCGCCGGGTTGCTGGCCGGCGGGTCCTGGCTGCTGCTGCGGCAGGCCCGTTACGACGCCTCGCTGCACCAGGCAGCGGCCGACGCCCGCTACCGGCTCGTCCTGGCCGGACAGTTCCTGCCACTGACCGACCAGCGTCGCGGCGAACTGCTGACCAGCTTCGAGGGCAGCGGCCGGCACGTGGTGCTCGTCGACGGGGAGGCGCTGCCCTCCCACCGGACGTACGCGCCACCGCTGGGCGCACGGCTTCGGGCCACCGTCGCGGCCGGACAGCTCGGGTACGAGCGGTCGTTGCCGCAGGCCCGGCCCCGGCTGCTCGTGGTCGGCGGGCGTGTCCCCGGCTCGACGGCCGAGCTGTACGTCGTCACCGTCGAGGACGACCTCGCCGCCGGCCTGGACCAGCTGCGCACGTCGCTGCTGGCCGGCTGGGTGCTGGTGGTGCTGCTCGCCGCCGGGGTGGGGCACACGCTCGCCCGGCGCACGCTGGAGCCGGTCAGCCGGGCCAGCCGGGCCGCGCGGGCGCTCACGGAGGGCCTGCTCGACACCCGCCTGCCGGTGCAGGGACGCGACGAGTTCAGCGTCTGGGCCGCGTCGTTCAACGAGATGGCCGAGGCGCTGGAGTCCAAGATCGAGGCGTTGTCCGCCGCCCAGGCCCGGGAGCGGCGGTTCACCGCCGACGTCGCGCACGAGCTGCGTACCCCCGCGACCGCCCTGGTGGCCGCGGCGTCGCTGCTGCGCGAGCACCTCGACCAGTTGCCGGGCGACGCGCGACGCGCGGCGGAGCTGCTGGTCGCCGACGTGGTCCGGCTGCGCCGGCTGGTCGAGGACCTGATGGAGATCTCCCGGCTGGACGCCGGGCAGGAACGGCTCTCCGTCGCCGACGTGGACCCGGTCGCCCTGCTGCGGGCGATCGTCGCGGCGCGCGGTTGGTCGGACCGGGTGCTGGTCGCCGGCGTGCCCGTCCCGTTGCGCACCGACCCGCGCCGGTTGGAGCGGGTGCTGGCGAACCTGATCGCCAACGCGGTCGAGCACGGCGCCGGCGAGATCCGGGCCAGCGTGGTCGGCGACGGGCCGCTGGTCGTCTTCGAGGTCACCGACCGGGGCCCGGGCATCCCGGCCGCGCACCTGCCGCGCCTGTTCGACCGCTTCCACAAGGTGGACCCGGCCCGCTCCGGCCGGGGCAGCGGGCTGGGCCTGGCCATCGCCCGGGACAACGCCCACCTGCTCGGCGGGCGGCTGGGCGTGCACAGCGAACCCGGGGTGCTCACCCGTTTCCGCCTGGACCTGCCGGCCGAGCCACGACAGCCGGCCCCGGACGGTGCGGGATGA
- a CDS encoding AMIN-like domain-containing (lipo)protein, with protein sequence MKIRSGLTALVVVLAGLMAGAAPGAAATTTAAATGAPYCGITWGSAPKAAGTLSDAPLVDVRVGRHDCFDRVVFEFAGPVSGHTVGYGETWTEGEGLPLSPYTAGDELLRVSLQAPAYDDGHVGTVPYRVGEHVANLLRHPTLRDVVFGGSFEGYTTFAVGVRARLPFRVTVLAGPGTHSRIVLDVAHRWQQ encoded by the coding sequence ATGAAGATCAGAAGTGGACTGACGGCCCTGGTCGTGGTGCTCGCCGGGCTCATGGCCGGTGCCGCCCCCGGCGCGGCGGCGACCACCACGGCGGCGGCGACCGGGGCGCCGTACTGCGGGATCACCTGGGGCAGCGCGCCGAAGGCGGCCGGCACGTTGAGCGACGCGCCGCTGGTCGACGTGCGCGTCGGGCGGCACGACTGCTTCGACCGGGTGGTGTTCGAGTTCGCCGGGCCGGTCAGCGGCCACACGGTCGGTTACGGCGAGACCTGGACCGAGGGCGAGGGCCTGCCGCTGTCGCCGTACACCGCCGGCGACGAGCTGCTGCGGGTCTCCCTGCAAGCCCCGGCGTACGACGACGGGCACGTCGGCACCGTGCCGTACCGGGTCGGCGAGCACGTCGCGAACCTGCTGCGCCACCCGACCCTGCGGGACGTGGTGTTCGGCGGCAGCTTCGAGGGCTACACGACCTTCGCGGTCGGCGTGCGAGCCCGCCTGCCGTTCCGGGTGACCGTGCTGGCCGGCCCCGGCACACACAGCCGGATCGTGCTCGACGTGGCGCACCGGTGGCAGCAGTGA
- the abc-f gene encoding ribosomal protection-like ABC-F family protein: MSDAFIVCSRLSFSWPDDTPVFDGLSFTVGAGRTGLVAPNGAGKTTLLKLIAGEHQPTGGSVTVDGVLGYLPQSLPLAGDLTVAEVMGVAPVIEALHAIESGDADEEHFTTIGNDWDVEERTRAQLDRLGLDDVALTRPLHTLSGGQVVSLGLAAQLLRRPDVLLLDEPTNNLDLDARRKLHAVLEDWTGCLLLVSHDRALLDRMDRILELDRSEVRSYGGNYTAYEEAVSAEREVAEKNIRHAEQEVKREKREMQQARERAERRAGNAARNLKSAGLPKIFAGTMKRGAQESAGRANETHAARVSDAKARLDEAGRALREEQRITLELPGTNLPAGRTVFHGEGMQVRYTDRALFAGDGVDLTIRGPERIALTGPNGAGKSTLLRMVNGDVPPEGGRTRRADGRIAYLSQRLDLLDLDRTVAENLAAFAPAMPEAQRMTLLARFLFRGARAHLPVGALSGGERLRATLACVLFAEPAPQLLLLDEPTNNLDLVSVGQLESALDAYEGAFVVISHDERFLAAIGVDRWLRLADGRLRETGAPAGVTSES, encoded by the coding sequence ATGTCTGATGCGTTCATCGTCTGCTCGCGCCTCTCCTTCTCCTGGCCGGACGACACCCCGGTCTTCGACGGCCTGTCGTTCACCGTGGGCGCCGGTCGTACCGGCCTCGTCGCGCCGAACGGCGCCGGCAAGACCACGCTGCTCAAGCTGATCGCCGGCGAGCACCAACCCACCGGCGGGTCCGTGACCGTCGACGGGGTGCTCGGCTATCTGCCGCAGAGCCTTCCGCTGGCCGGCGACCTGACGGTGGCCGAGGTCATGGGGGTCGCGCCGGTGATCGAGGCGCTGCACGCCATCGAGTCCGGGGACGCCGACGAGGAGCACTTCACCACGATCGGTAACGACTGGGACGTCGAGGAGCGCACCCGCGCCCAACTGGACCGGCTCGGCCTCGACGACGTGGCCCTCACCCGGCCCCTGCACACGCTCAGCGGCGGTCAGGTCGTCTCCCTCGGCCTGGCGGCACAACTGCTGAGGCGGCCCGACGTCCTGCTGCTCGACGAGCCGACCAACAACCTGGACCTCGACGCCCGCCGCAAGCTGCACGCCGTACTGGAGGACTGGACCGGCTGCCTGCTGTTGGTCAGCCACGACCGGGCGCTGCTGGACCGGATGGACCGAATCCTCGAACTCGACCGGAGCGAGGTCCGCTCCTACGGCGGGAACTACACCGCCTACGAGGAAGCGGTAAGCGCCGAGCGGGAGGTCGCCGAGAAGAACATCCGCCACGCCGAGCAGGAGGTCAAGCGGGAGAAGCGGGAGATGCAGCAGGCCCGCGAGCGGGCCGAGCGCCGGGCCGGCAACGCCGCCCGCAACCTCAAGAGCGCCGGCCTGCCGAAGATCTTCGCCGGCACCATGAAGCGGGGCGCCCAGGAGTCGGCGGGCCGGGCGAACGAGACGCACGCCGCGCGGGTCAGCGACGCCAAGGCCCGGCTCGACGAGGCGGGCCGCGCTCTGCGCGAGGAGCAGCGGATCACGCTGGAGTTGCCCGGTACCAACCTCCCGGCCGGACGCACGGTCTTCCACGGCGAGGGGATGCAGGTCCGCTACACCGACCGTGCCCTGTTCGCCGGTGACGGCGTGGACCTCACGATCCGGGGGCCGGAGCGGATCGCGCTCACCGGGCCGAACGGCGCCGGCAAGTCCACCCTGCTGCGGATGGTCAACGGCGACGTGCCACCGGAGGGCGGCCGGACCAGGCGGGCCGACGGCCGGATCGCGTACCTGTCGCAGCGGCTGGACCTGCTGGATCTCGACCGCACGGTGGCGGAGAACCTGGCCGCGTTCGCGCCCGCGATGCCGGAGGCGCAGCGGATGACCCTCCTCGCCCGCTTCCTGTTCCGGGGCGCCCGCGCCCACCTGCCGGTCGGGGCGCTGTCCGGCGGCGAGCGGCTGCGCGCCACCCTGGCCTGCGTGCTGTTCGCCGAACCGGCGCCACAGTTGCTCCTGCTCGACGAGCCGACCAACAACCTGGACCTGGTCAGCGTCGGTCAGTTGGAGAGCGCGCTCGACGCGTACGAGGGCGCGTTCGTGGTGATCAGCCACGACGAACGGTTCCTTGCGGCGATCGGGGTGGACCGTTGGCTGCGGCTCGCCGACGGGCGGCTGCGGGAGACCGGCGCCCCCGCCGGCGTCACGTCGGAGTCGTGA
- a CDS encoding C39 family peptidase, giving the protein MRTDIFRKTALTVAGLAFTGGAIAGPITAAHAAPTEGKPVSVSQDRKNGERELDVRYEAQPNFFYCGPAAARNALSVQGKNIDVDAMAKRMGTTEAGTDSINDITPVLNKESGKDAYRSVEIREPKADDKQTDTLRTDIVKAVDEGHAVVANIAGTATDTDGTTHSFEGGHYVSVVGYRDNGNTVTISDSADPNQASYRMSVDNLADWIATRGYTS; this is encoded by the coding sequence ATGCGTACCGACATCTTCCGCAAGACCGCCCTGACCGTCGCCGGGCTCGCCTTCACCGGCGGCGCCATCGCCGGCCCGATCACCGCCGCCCACGCCGCCCCCACCGAGGGCAAGCCGGTGTCGGTCAGCCAGGACCGCAAGAACGGCGAGCGTGAGCTGGATGTCCGCTACGAGGCCCAGCCGAACTTCTTCTACTGCGGCCCCGCCGCCGCCCGCAACGCGCTGAGCGTGCAGGGCAAGAACATCGACGTCGACGCCATGGCCAAGCGGATGGGCACCACCGAGGCCGGCACCGACTCCATCAACGACATCACCCCCGTCCTGAACAAGGAAAGCGGCAAGGACGCCTACCGGTCCGTGGAGATCCGCGAGCCCAAGGCCGACGACAAGCAGACCGACACCCTGCGCACCGACATCGTCAAGGCCGTCGACGAGGGCCACGCCGTGGTCGCCAACATCGCCGGCACCGCCACCGACACCGACGGCACCACCCACTCCTTCGAAGGCGGCCACTACGTCAGCGTCGTCGGCTACCGCGACAACGGCAACACCGTGACGATCTCCGACTCGGCCGACCCGAACCAGGCCTCCTACCGGATGAGCGTCGACAACCTCGCCGACTGGATCGCCACCCGCGGCTACACCTCCTGA
- a CDS encoding snapalysin family zinc-dependent metalloprotease: MQVATDTSASAAARTVYYDASRAGEFRTNFDQAATIWNSRVSNVQLVARTPGNVTIYVDSGWPRAQVSGLGSGRVWMGWTAVNQGYDRTRIATHELGHILGLPDRRTGLCTDLMSGSSAPVSCRNANPSAAEAARVNQLFAGGLAASEVPTGTFSWNDTDDISPQVVNGRPASENYPWMVYVSGCTGTLIKANWAVTAKHCGTPSSVRVGSVNRSSGGTVVSVIRAVNHPSVDVKLLQLSSSVSYAPAPIPTTSGAVGTATRIIGWGQTCAPRGCGGAPIVANELDTSIVADSRCLGINGPYEICTNNTNGNAGACYGDSGGPQVRRINGAWALIGATSRAGNNNSTCATGPSIYVDLPSIRSWINTQVGGLPV; this comes from the coding sequence ATGCAGGTCGCCACCGACACGAGCGCGTCCGCCGCCGCCCGCACCGTCTACTACGACGCGAGCCGGGCCGGTGAGTTCCGCACCAACTTCGACCAGGCCGCAACCATCTGGAACAGCCGGGTCAGCAACGTCCAGCTGGTCGCCCGCACGCCGGGCAACGTCACCATCTACGTCGACAGCGGCTGGCCGCGCGCGCAGGTCAGCGGGCTCGGCTCCGGCCGGGTCTGGATGGGCTGGACCGCCGTCAACCAGGGGTACGACCGCACCCGCATCGCCACCCACGAGCTCGGCCACATCCTCGGCCTGCCCGACCGGCGTACCGGGCTCTGCACCGACCTGATGTCCGGCAGCAGCGCGCCGGTCTCCTGCCGCAACGCGAACCCGAGCGCCGCCGAGGCCGCCAGGGTGAACCAGCTCTTCGCCGGTGGTCTGGCCGCGTCGGAGGTGCCCACCGGCACCTTCTCGTGGAACGACACGGACGACATCTCGCCGCAGGTGGTCAACGGCCGGCCGGCCAGCGAGAACTACCCGTGGATGGTGTACGTCTCCGGCTGCACCGGCACCCTGATCAAGGCCAACTGGGCGGTCACCGCCAAGCACTGCGGCACGCCCTCCTCGGTGCGGGTCGGCAGCGTCAACCGCAGCAGCGGCGGCACCGTCGTCTCGGTGATCCGGGCGGTGAACCACCCGAGCGTCGACGTGAAGCTGCTGCAACTGTCCAGCTCGGTCAGCTACGCCCCGGCGCCGATCCCGACCACCTCCGGCGCGGTCGGCACCGCCACCCGCATCATCGGCTGGGGCCAGACCTGTGCCCCCCGGGGCTGTGGCGGCGCCCCGATCGTCGCGAACGAGCTGGACACCTCGATCGTGGCGGACAGCCGGTGCCTCGGCATCAACGGCCCGTACGAGATCTGCACCAACAACACCAACGGCAACGCGGGCGCCTGCTACGGCGACTCGGGCGGCCCGCAGGTGCGCCGGATCAACGGGGCGTGGGCCCTGATCGGCGCCACCAGCCGGGCCGGCAACAACAACTCCACCTGCGCCACCGGCCCGTCCATCTACGTGGACCTGCCGTCCATCCGGTCCTGGATCAACACCCAGGTCGGCGGCCTGCCGGTCTGA
- a CDS encoding RtcB family protein, with protein MSFTPLAGTRAPVRVWTDPYGLEPQAAQQLRNIGALPWVQGVAVMPDVHFGKGATVGSVIAMRQAVSPAAVGVDIGCGMSAVRTSLTAADLPDDLAGLRSAIEATIPVGFAQRQKPVDPRRIRGVEQGGWDDFWRRFADLDRRVAQLETRAQRQLGTLGGGNHFIEVCLEQGGADEGRVWLMLHSGSRNIGKELAERHIAVARRLPHNTDLPDRDLAVFLTGTPEMDAYRRDLWWAQEYARRNRAVMLALLCGVVREQFPQVSYDEPISCHHNYVAEESYDGVDVLVTRKGAIRAGRGDLGIIPGSMGTGSYIVRGKGNPDAYCSASHGAGRRMSRAQAKRTYNTADLAAQTAGVECRKDAGVVDEIPGAYKDITQVMAQQEDLVEVVAHLKQVVCVKG; from the coding sequence ATGAGTTTCACCCCGCTCGCGGGCACCCGCGCGCCGGTCCGGGTCTGGACCGATCCCTACGGCCTCGAGCCGCAGGCCGCCCAGCAACTGCGCAACATCGGCGCGCTCCCGTGGGTGCAGGGCGTCGCGGTCATGCCGGACGTGCACTTCGGCAAGGGGGCCACGGTCGGCTCGGTCATCGCGATGCGGCAGGCCGTCTCACCGGCAGCGGTCGGCGTCGACATCGGCTGCGGCATGTCGGCGGTCCGCACCTCGCTGACCGCCGCCGACCTGCCGGACGACCTCGCCGGGCTCCGGTCGGCGATCGAGGCCACCATCCCGGTCGGCTTCGCGCAGCGGCAGAAGCCGGTCGACCCGCGCCGGATCCGGGGGGTGGAGCAGGGCGGCTGGGACGACTTCTGGCGCCGGTTCGCCGACCTCGACCGGCGGGTGGCGCAGCTGGAGACCCGGGCCCAGCGGCAGCTGGGCACGCTCGGCGGCGGCAACCACTTCATCGAGGTCTGCCTGGAGCAGGGCGGCGCCGACGAGGGACGGGTGTGGCTGATGCTGCACTCCGGCTCGCGCAACATCGGCAAGGAGCTGGCGGAGCGGCACATCGCCGTCGCCCGGAGGCTGCCGCACAACACCGACCTGCCCGACCGCGACCTGGCGGTGTTCCTCACCGGCACGCCGGAGATGGACGCCTACCGCCGGGACCTGTGGTGGGCGCAGGAGTACGCGCGGCGCAACCGGGCGGTCATGCTCGCCCTGCTCTGCGGGGTGGTGCGGGAGCAGTTCCCGCAGGTGAGCTACGACGAGCCGATCTCCTGCCACCACAACTACGTGGCGGAGGAGAGCTATGACGGCGTGGACGTGCTGGTCACCCGCAAGGGGGCGATCCGGGCCGGTCGGGGGGACCTGGGCATCATCCCGGGGTCGATGGGCACCGGCTCGTACATCGTGCGGGGCAAGGGGAACCCGGACGCGTACTGCTCGGCGTCGCACGGGGCGGGGCGGCGGATGTCGCGGGCGCAGGCCAAGCGGACGTACAACACCGCCGACCTGGCCGCACAGACCGCCGGTGTGGAGTGCCGCAAGGACGCCGGGGTGGTCGACGAGATCCCCGGCGCGTACAAGGACATCACCCAGGTGATGGCGCAGCAGGAGGACCTGGTCGAGGTGGTGGCGCACCTCAAGCAGGTGGTCTGCGTGAAGGGATGA
- a CDS encoding Gmad2 immunoglobulin-like domain-containing protein translates to MSRPTVVAALLAAALLPTGCATPRSGSLGPAPTAPPPATTPVASAPPPITAPPTTPPPPPAGPGPSAPPTSTTAGPARPETVTVELWYVRDGRIAPTRRTRPATVATSRLALAELAAGPTPVEAATGLSTLLPAGGEVTGIAAGVATVAPAPAGGDPTTRRLREAQVVYTLTQFPTVRQVRFAAGPPLGRGDYPDLLPPILVTGPAIGERVGSPVTVAGSADVFEATVTVRVLDAAGQAVATAFTTATCGTGCRGDYRIAVTYRVPREQAGTIEVYEVSADDGTRTHVVTVPVTLTPPG, encoded by the coding sequence ATGAGCCGGCCTACCGTGGTCGCCGCCCTGCTCGCCGCCGCACTCCTGCCCACCGGATGCGCCACGCCCCGGTCCGGCTCACTCGGCCCCGCGCCCACCGCGCCGCCGCCGGCCACCACCCCCGTCGCATCGGCGCCGCCGCCCATCACGGCGCCGCCCACCACGCCGCCACCACCGCCGGCCGGGCCCGGTCCGTCGGCCCCGCCCACGTCGACCACCGCCGGGCCGGCCCGCCCGGAGACGGTCACCGTTGAGCTGTGGTACGTCCGGGACGGGCGGATCGCGCCGACCCGGCGCACCCGGCCGGCCACCGTGGCGACGTCCCGCCTGGCGCTGGCCGAGCTGGCCGCCGGGCCGACGCCGGTGGAGGCCGCCACCGGGCTGAGCACCCTGCTGCCCGCTGGCGGCGAGGTCACCGGCATCGCCGCCGGCGTGGCGACGGTCGCGCCCGCCCCGGCCGGCGGCGACCCGACGACACGGCGGCTGCGCGAGGCGCAGGTGGTCTACACGCTCACCCAGTTCCCCACCGTTCGGCAGGTGCGCTTCGCCGCCGGTCCCCCGCTCGGCCGGGGCGACTACCCGGACCTGCTACCGCCGATCCTGGTCACCGGCCCGGCCATCGGCGAGCGGGTCGGCAGCCCGGTCACCGTCGCCGGCAGCGCCGACGTGTTCGAGGCGACCGTCACGGTCCGGGTGCTCGACGCCGCCGGCCAGGCGGTGGCGACCGCCTTCACCACGGCCACCTGCGGGACGGGCTGCCGGGGCGACTACCGGATCGCCGTGACCTACCGGGTGCCGCGGGAGCAGGCCGGCACGATCGAGGTGTACGAGGTATCGGCCGACGACGGGACGCGGACCCACGTGGTCACGGTGCCCGTCACCCTCACCCCACCCGGCTGA
- a CDS encoding response regulator transcription factor has translation MEGRVLVVEDDASIREVTALGLRRAGFRVDTARDGREALAAWRARPPDLIVLDVMLPGLDGFEVCREIRRTSGVPILMLTARTDTVDVVVGLECGADDYLRKPFDLPELVARVRSVLRRASAPVGTTVIEVGGLEIDPGSFVARKGGREIALTATEFRLLLELARRPGQVFTRELLLDRVWQHGFLGDSRLVDVAVQRLRAKVEDDPAHPRLVRTVRGAGYKLSPG, from the coding sequence GTGGAGGGCCGCGTGCTGGTCGTCGAGGACGATGCCTCCATCCGGGAGGTCACCGCCCTCGGGCTGCGCCGCGCCGGTTTCCGGGTCGACACCGCACGGGACGGGCGGGAGGCGCTCGCCGCCTGGCGTGCCCGGCCGCCCGACCTGATCGTGCTCGACGTCATGCTCCCCGGCCTGGACGGCTTCGAGGTCTGCCGGGAGATCCGCCGGACCAGCGGCGTGCCGATCCTGATGCTGACCGCCCGCACCGACACCGTCGACGTGGTCGTCGGCCTGGAGTGCGGCGCCGACGACTACCTGCGCAAGCCGTTCGACCTGCCGGAGCTGGTGGCCCGGGTCCGGTCGGTGCTGCGCCGCGCGAGTGCCCCCGTCGGCACCACCGTCATCGAGGTCGGTGGGCTGGAGATCGACCCGGGCAGCTTCGTGGCCCGCAAGGGCGGGCGGGAGATCGCGCTGACCGCCACCGAGTTCCGCCTGCTGCTGGAACTCGCCCGCCGCCCCGGCCAGGTCTTCACCCGGGAGCTGCTGCTGGACCGGGTGTGGCAGCACGGCTTCCTCGGCGACTCCCGGCTGGTCGACGTGGCGGTGCAGCGGCTGCGCGCCAAGGTCGAGGACGACCCCGCCCACCCCCGGCTCGTACGGACCGTGCGCGGGGCCGGCTACAAGCTTTCGCCGGGCTGA
- a CDS encoding SRPBCC family protein, with the protein MIEIDVQVDLFHPADRVWHALTDRGLLARWFTEVEPMAGARHRLLLFTAGLPGFDAAVDAEVTDRREPELIALRCLEGGRRSRLACAVVPTAEGCRLSVREVLEHGSWSDEQRERREESYRQALTGRLPAILDWLAFRQVDLRRGEAGMTAEMPVTEGFGDEPVPAGRHRWPLLVAGLAAVVLVAGAVVWAVLPAEPEPAAGPGPTPSPTATTTASRTPKPTASAAPTRSTTSPTPRPSRTPSATPSRTPTSAAPSASAVAARYETVSTRLIGYTGEVVLDNAGGAAAKGWTVVVTLAEGGTITDVSGADWRQEGQVVTFTGPPVPAGRSRTFTFAVRDLDPITRAPEGCSLGDDPCAGL; encoded by the coding sequence GTGATCGAGATCGACGTGCAGGTCGACCTGTTCCACCCGGCGGACCGGGTGTGGCACGCATTGACGGATCGCGGTCTGCTCGCCCGGTGGTTCACCGAGGTCGAGCCGATGGCCGGGGCACGCCACCGGCTGCTGCTGTTCACGGCCGGCCTGCCCGGGTTCGACGCCGCCGTCGACGCGGAGGTGACCGACCGTCGGGAGCCGGAGCTGATCGCGTTGCGGTGCCTCGAGGGTGGCCGGCGCAGCCGGCTGGCCTGTGCCGTCGTCCCCACCGCCGAGGGCTGCCGGCTGTCGGTCCGCGAGGTGCTGGAGCACGGCAGTTGGTCCGACGAGCAGCGCGAGCGCCGCGAGGAGTCCTACCGGCAGGCGCTGACCGGGCGGCTGCCCGCCATCCTCGACTGGCTGGCCTTCCGGCAGGTCGACCTGCGTCGGGGCGAGGCGGGGATGACCGCCGAGATGCCGGTGACCGAGGGGTTCGGCGACGAGCCGGTGCCGGCCGGCCGGCACCGCTGGCCGCTGCTGGTCGCGGGGCTGGCCGCTGTCGTGCTGGTGGCCGGGGCGGTGGTGTGGGCGGTGCTGCCGGCCGAGCCGGAGCCCGCCGCCGGCCCGGGCCCGACGCCGTCGCCGACCGCCACGACCACCGCGAGCCGTACGCCGAAGCCGACCGCCTCCGCCGCTCCCACCCGAAGCACCACGTCGCCCACGCCCCGCCCGAGCCGAACGCCCTCGGCGACGCCGTCGCGTACGCCCACCTCGGCCGCACCGTCGGCTTCGGCCGTGGCCGCGCGCTACGAGACCGTGTCGACGCGGCTCATCGGCTACACAGGTGAGGTGGTCCTCGACAATGCCGGCGGCGCGGCGGCGAAGGGCTGGACGGTGGTCGTGACGCTGGCCGAGGGCGGCACGATCACCGACGTCAGCGGGGCCGACTGGCGGCAGGAAGGGCAGGTCGTCACCTTCACCGGGCCGCCCGTGCCGGCCGGCCGCTCGCGGACGTTCACGTTCGCCGTCCGTGACCTCGACCCGATCACCAGGGCGCCCGAGGGCTGCTCGCTGGGTGACGACCCGTGCGCGGGGCTCTGA